In Bacteriovorax stolpii, a single genomic region encodes these proteins:
- a CDS encoding NAD(P)H-dependent oxidoreductase, translating into MRTLIILGHPDKKSLCAALADNYEKGAREKGGEVERINISDLNFNPNLKNGYRVVQNLEPDLIEAQKKVKWATHIVIVFPVWWGGVPALLKGFLDRAFLPGFAFKYRENSHNWDKLLSGKSARLIVTSDAPVWWLYLTYFHPAVNMMKKAVLEFCGVSPVEVMSFGSIKDASEKRIEGIIYKAFRAGLDDN; encoded by the coding sequence ATGAGAACGCTGATTATTTTAGGTCACCCTGATAAAAAATCTCTCTGCGCAGCCTTGGCCGATAATTACGAAAAAGGTGCGCGCGAAAAAGGCGGAGAAGTCGAACGAATCAATATCTCCGATTTAAATTTCAATCCCAATTTGAAAAATGGCTATCGAGTCGTTCAAAACCTTGAGCCGGATTTAATTGAAGCTCAAAAGAAAGTGAAGTGGGCTACACACATCGTAATCGTCTTTCCGGTATGGTGGGGTGGAGTTCCAGCACTGCTTAAAGGTTTTTTAGACCGTGCTTTTCTGCCAGGATTTGCTTTTAAATACCGCGAGAACTCACACAACTGGGATAAACTTTTATCCGGAAAAAGTGCCCGTCTGATTGTGACGAGTGATGCTCCTGTCTGGTGGCTTTACCTGACTTATTTTCACCCGGCAGTGAACATGATGAAGAAAGCAGTACTGGAGTTTTGTGGAGTGAGTCCGGTTGAAGTGATGAGCTTTGGGTCGATTAAAGATGCGAGCGAGAAACGCATTGAAGGGATTATTTATAAGGCTTTTCGTGCTGGTTTAGATGACAACTAA